TTGTGCAAGAGTTAAAGTTCTCATGGACTTACTAGCAGATCTTCCTAGTCATGTAGATATGGGGATAAAGGATGAGGAATCTAAGGAGGTTAGAATTGATAAAGCTAAGATTCAATACGATTACCTTCCAAAGTATTGTAGAGAATGTAAGTTACAAGGCCATAATGAGAGTGAATGTTGGAATCTTCATCCTGAATTAGTAGCCTTTGAAGATAAAGAAGTGAAAGTTACAGCTGATCCTGCAGAGAAAGTCAAGGAAGTTATGGTCAAGGAGGATGTTCAGGCTCCTCAATCTCAGAAGAAACAGTTTCTTCATAATAGAAGAAGATATAATGCTAGGTTGTCATCAAGTGGAAGGATCCTTGGCAATCCAtgaaattggaatgttgttaaAGACAATAGATATTTCAATGGTCCTAAGCAAGATAATGCAGCTTCAGAGGTGTTATATGTAAATACAAAAgcaaataaatattcaatagTGATAGTTCAAAACAAATTTGATTTGTTACAAGATCAGAGTTTGACAAATGATAGTGATGGGAAAAATAGTGATTCCaaaggtgaagatgatgaactCAACAATGTTGATGTCCATCAGGATCAGAGGTTGACTAATTCTGATATGCAAAGTAATCAAGGTGTTGTAACAGGATGAAAGGATTAGCACTTTTCATGCTGACTTTCAGAGACAGGAGTTGCTTGCTTTACAAAATGTTCCAGATGAAATGGTTGGAAAAGATACTGGGATGTGTAATAACAATGTCATGGTGCAAAAGGTGCTTAAATCTGATACACAGATATCTCAGGAATTAGCTGACAAGAATGAGCATGAGGTGGGGTTAGCAGTTGACTCAAATTCAGTTCCTGATCATGCAGTGAGTATGGAGAAAAGTGAAtgtattgatgttcctaatctTGACATTCCATCAGACATGGTGGATGATCAAGTTGAAACAAGTCAGAGTATTGAAAAGCAGATTGAGAAACTAGAGCAAATTGGGGAGGTGTATGAGGTGGAAGATGTTGACATAAGCTCAAAACAGGTTCATGGTGATAAGGAAATTGGCAATACAGAAGCCTATACATCAAATTTGAAATCAGTTagggataattctcattcagaAGTTAATAAGAGGATGGAAGGCAACATGGATCTTTGAGAAGGCTAAAACTATTCTTCATTTGGAGGATGTAGTTTCTCACATGGATAGTAAGTCAGGTGAAGATAGAGGCATAAGTTCATAAAGTTATCAGATGGATGCAGATGTGATTTATCAGGAAAGTGGGAAGGATGAATTGGTGGTTGAATTGGATGCTGCTTGTCCAAATAACTTGCAGATAGTTGGATCTTACCCTCCTAAGACAAATTCTTCTTATCAGGAAGGAAATTTGGCCCTGGCCATTATTCATAAAATTAAGGAAGTTCAGCCACTGAATGTAGGTAAGAAGCTATCACCTAACAAAGCTTTGCATGATGTTATTTCCCATAATGTTGATCTTCAAGATGAGAAGGAAAATAAGGCCCTGGGTAATGTCATTAAAGAAGATATTGATGGTGCTCCTATAGACATGATACTTCAAAAGGTCAGTAAAGAAGCATGGATTTCTCCAAGAACACAAGGCAAAGGGgcaaaaaaaggggaagaaacAAGGTGTTCCAGAAGTTCAACAACCAGTGAGGATCTTGCCAAAAAGGGGTTTCACAAAGAAGTCTTTTAAATGATTGTTAAAACTCTATTTTGGAATATCAGATCAGTAAATACTCAACAAGCTTTCCATAGAGTTCAAATGATTCATAGACATCATAAGTTTTTCTTAGTTGCTCTAATGGAACCTTTTCAACACCAGAGATAGATTCAGAAATATAGAAGGAAACTTGGCATGCCATATGCCAATTTCAATTGTAATGGTAAAATATGGTTTTTTGTTCAAGACAAAGTGGATGTAGAAGTACTATTTGATACTGAACAGTCTATCATTGTTAAATTGTTCTTCCATGATCTGAATAAAGCAATGGTGGTGTCAATGGTTTATGCTAAATCTGATGAAGGGGAAAGATTACAGTTGTGGGATGATATGTATGGTTTGTCTAGTAACATGGCATTCCCTTGGTTAATTGGTAGTGATTTCAATGTCATATTGaatgaagaagagaaaatagGAGGTCTGCCAGTTTTCCCACAAGAATATGAAGATTTTGCATTTTGCATGAATTCCTATGATTTGCATGAGATTCCTTTTAAATGGAGTCCTTTCACATGGTGGAATGGTAGGGGTGCTAATGATTGTATCTTTAAGAGGCTTGATAGAATGTTTCATAATGAGTTGTTTCAGAACTGGTTTGGCAATTTAGAGGTAGAGCATTTGTCTAGAACAGGATCTGATCATGCTCCTTTACTGTTAACTTGTGGAGATCAGGTGCAGAACACTTTTAAACCATTCAGATTTCTTAAATTCTGGGTGGAACATGAATCCTTTCTAGACCTATTCATTAAGCAAGTGGAGCAAGGATACTTTTGGAGATATTTTCAAGCAACTGATTATCAGAGAGGATATAGTTAAAATCAAAGTACAACCGTTCGAGAAGGATCCTTCAGAAGAGAATAGAATGGTGATGCAAAGGGCTCAGGCTGAACTTAAATTATACTTGTATTATGAAGAAGAATTTTAGAGACAAAAAGCTGGAATGGACTGCTTCTCAGAGGTGATAAAAATACAAGATTTTTTCATAGTTTGGTCAAATGTAGGAGGAACAGAATCCAGGTCAAGAGAATTCAAAATGCTGATGGTGTGTAGTTAGAAGAAGCTGACAAAGTTACTGATGAGGTTATTACATTCTATCATAAGAAGTTTTCTCAAGAAGCTCAGATTGAAGACTCACCTATTCTTAATCATGTTCCTGAAATGATTAAGTTGGAAGATAATGTATTGCTAGAAGAACAACCTTCCATGGAAGAAGTGAAGAAAGTTGTTTTTGAGTTATCAGGTGACCTGCATGTGGACCAGATGGTTTTTCTAGGATATTTTATTAGAAGTGTTGGGAAGTGGTCAAAGTTGATGTGTTTAATGTAGTTAAAGCCTTTTTTGAAGGTCATACCCTTCCTAAATCTATTACTCATACCAACTTAGTGTTGTTGCCAAAGAAGAATGTGGTGGAATCATTTTCTGATATGAGGCCTATAAGTCTCAGTAACTTCATTAATAAGGTCATTTCCAGAGTGGCACATGACAGGCTTGATAAACTGCTACCAGCTGTGATATCATCTAATCAATCAAGATTTGTCAAGGGCAGGAATATTATTGAGAATGTGTTGTTGACACAAGAAACTGTTACAGACATAAGGAAGAGAGGAAATCCTGCAAATGTTGTTATTAAGTTGGATATGACAAAAGCATATGATAGAGTTTCATGGTTATATCTCTGTAAAGTAATGAAGAAAATGGGATTTTCTGAGGTATTCATTGATTTAATATGGAGATTATTGGCAACTAATTGGTATTCTGTGATGTTGAATAGTCATGCTCATTGTTTCTTTCACTCAACAAGAGGATTCAAGCGGGGAGATCCCCTTTCTCCTACTCTATTCATCATTTATGCAGAAGTGTTATCAAGAGCTTTGAACTCTTTATTTGATCATTCATCTTTTTCAGGCTATGGGATGCCAAAGTGGAGTTCTGCATTGAACCACCTTGCTTATGCAGATGTGTAatgacccgctaggtcgttatgggtattttgatcattttacccctgCTAGTTCCTTTCCAAGACTAGGA
This portion of the Lycium ferocissimum isolate CSIRO_LF1 chromosome 1, AGI_CSIRO_Lferr_CH_V1, whole genome shotgun sequence genome encodes:
- the LOC132064801 gene encoding uncharacterized protein LOC132064801, translating into MPYANFNCNGKIWFFVQDKVDVEVLFDTEQSIIVKLFFHDLNKAMVVSMVYAKSDEGERLQLWDDMYGLSSNMAFPWLIGSDFNVILNEEEKIGGLPVFPQEYEDFAFCMNSYDLHEIPFKWSPFTWWNGRGANDCIFKRLDRMFHNELFQNWFGNLEVEHLSRTGSDHAPLLLTCGDQTYSLSKWSKDTFGDIFKQLIIREDIVKIKVQPFEKDPSEENRMVMQRAQAELKLYLYYEEEF